One Citrobacter amalonaticus genomic window carries:
- the glgP gene encoding glycogen phosphorylase: MNAPFTYASPTLSVEALKHSIAYKLMFTIGKDPVIANKHEWLNATLFAVRDRLVERWLRSNRAQLSQETRQVYYLSMEFLIGRTLSNALLSLGIYDDVQGALEAMGLDLEELIDEENDPGLGNGGLGRLAACFLDSLATLGLPGRGYGIRYDYGMFKQNIVDGRQKESPDYWLEYGNPWEFKRHNTRYKVRFGGRIQQEGKKTRWIETEEILAVAYDQIIPGYDTDATNTLRLWNAQASSEINLGKFNQGDYFAAVEDKNHSENVSRVLYPDDSTYSGRELRLRQEYFLVSSTVQDILSRHYQLHKTYDNLADKIAIHLNDTHPVLSIPELMRLLIDEHQFTWDDAFEVCCQVFSYTNHTLMSEALETWPVDMLGKILPRHLQIIFEINDYFLKTLQEQYPNDTGLLGRASIIDESNGRRVRMAWLAVVVSHKVNGVSELHSNLMVQSLFADFATIFPTRFCNVTNGVTPRRWLALANPSLSGVLDENIGRTWRTDLSQLHELEQHCDFPLVNHAVRQAKLENKKRLANYIAQQLNVVVNPKALFDVQIKRIHEYKRQLMNVLHVITRYNRIKANPDAQWVPRVNIFAGKAASAYYMAKHIIHLINDVAKVINNDPQIGDKLKIVFIPNYSVSLAQLIIPAADLSEQISLAGTEASGTSNMKFALNGALTIGTLDGANVEMLEHVGEENIFIFGNTAEEVEELRRQGYKPREYYDKDEELHQVLTQIGSGMFSPEEPGRYRDLVDSLINFGDHYQVLADYRSYVDCQDKVDELYGRPEEWTAKAMLNIANMGYFSSDRTIKEYADHIWHIDPVRL, translated from the coding sequence ATGAATGCTCCATTTACCTATGCATCGCCGACGCTGAGCGTAGAAGCACTTAAGCACTCTATCGCTTACAAGCTGATGTTCACGATTGGTAAAGACCCGGTTATTGCCAATAAGCATGAATGGCTGAACGCGACGCTGTTTGCGGTGCGCGATCGTCTTGTGGAGCGCTGGCTGCGTTCTAACCGTGCCCAACTGTCACAGGAAACCCGCCAGGTTTATTACCTGTCGATGGAGTTCCTGATTGGACGTACCCTTTCCAATGCGCTGCTATCGTTGGGGATTTATGACGATGTCCAGGGCGCGCTGGAGGCGATGGGCTTAGATCTTGAAGAACTCATCGATGAAGAAAACGACCCAGGTCTCGGTAACGGCGGTCTCGGGCGGCTGGCTGCCTGTTTCCTGGATTCGCTGGCAACCTTAGGGTTGCCGGGGCGCGGCTATGGTATCCGCTACGACTACGGGATGTTCAAGCAGAACATCGTCGATGGGCGACAGAAAGAGTCTCCCGATTACTGGCTGGAATACGGTAACCCGTGGGAATTTAAACGCCATAACACGCGTTACAAAGTCCGTTTTGGCGGCCGTATTCAGCAGGAAGGCAAGAAAACGCGCTGGATTGAAACCGAAGAGATCCTCGCGGTCGCGTACGATCAGATTATCCCAGGTTATGATACTGACGCCACCAATACGCTGCGTCTGTGGAATGCGCAGGCCAGCAGCGAAATCAACCTCGGTAAATTCAATCAGGGCGATTACTTCGCCGCTGTGGAAGATAAAAACCACTCCGAGAACGTGTCGCGCGTGCTGTATCCGGATGACTCCACCTACTCCGGGCGCGAACTGCGTCTGCGTCAGGAGTATTTCCTGGTCTCCTCGACGGTGCAGGATATCCTGAGTCGTCACTATCAGTTGCACAAAACCTACGACAACCTCGCGGATAAGATTGCCATTCACCTGAATGACACGCACCCGGTGCTGTCGATCCCGGAGCTGATGCGCCTGCTGATCGATGAACATCAGTTCACTTGGGACGACGCGTTTGAAGTGTGCTGCCAGGTCTTTTCCTACACGAACCACACGCTGATGAGCGAAGCGCTGGAAACCTGGCCGGTGGATATGCTGGGTAAAATCCTGCCGCGCCACCTGCAGATCATCTTTGAAATTAACGACTACTTCCTGAAAACGTTGCAGGAGCAGTATCCGAACGATACCGGTCTGCTGGGACGCGCGTCGATCATTGACGAGTCAAACGGTCGCCGTGTACGTATGGCGTGGCTGGCGGTCGTCGTGAGTCATAAGGTGAATGGCGTTTCCGAATTGCACTCTAACCTGATGGTTCAGTCGCTGTTCGCGGATTTTGCGACCATTTTCCCGACCCGTTTCTGCAACGTGACGAATGGTGTGACGCCGCGTCGCTGGCTGGCGCTGGCGAACCCGTCGCTTTCCGGTGTTCTGGATGAGAATATTGGTCGCACATGGCGTACCGATCTGAGCCAACTGCATGAACTCGAACAGCACTGCGATTTCCCGTTGGTCAATCATGCGGTACGTCAGGCGAAGCTGGAAAACAAAAAGCGGCTGGCAAACTATATCGCGCAGCAACTCAATGTGGTGGTGAATCCGAAAGCGCTGTTTGATGTCCAGATCAAGCGCATTCATGAGTACAAGCGTCAGTTAATGAATGTGCTGCACGTGATTACGCGCTACAACCGCATCAAGGCCAATCCGGATGCGCAGTGGGTGCCGCGGGTGAATATTTTTGCCGGTAAGGCCGCATCGGCCTATTACATGGCGAAGCACATCATTCACTTGATTAATGACGTTGCGAAGGTCATCAATAACGATCCACAGATTGGCGATAAGCTGAAGATCGTGTTTATCCCCAACTACAGCGTGAGCCTGGCGCAGCTGATCATTCCGGCGGCGGATCTGTCTGAGCAGATTTCGCTGGCAGGGACGGAAGCCTCCGGCACCAGTAACATGAAGTTCGCACTCAACGGCGCGTTGACTATCGGTACGCTGGACGGGGCGAATGTGGAGATGCTGGAACACGTTGGCGAAGAGAACATCTTTATTTTTGGTAACACGGCGGAAGAGGTCGAAGAACTGCGCAGGCAGGGCTATAAACCGCGTGAATATTACGATAAAGATGAGGAACTGCATCAGGTGCTGACACAAATCGGCAGCGGCATGTTCAGTCCGGAAGAGCCTGGGCGTTATCGTGATCTGGTGGATTCACTGATCAACTTCGGCGATCACTATCAGGTGCTGGCGGACTATCGCAGCTATGTCGATTGTCAGGACAAGGTGGATGAGTTGTATGGCCGTCCGGAAGAGTGGACCGCCAAAGCGATGCTCAATATCGCCAACATGGGCTACTTCTCCTCTGACAGGACCATCAAGGAGTATGCTGACCACATCTGGCATATTGATCCGGTGCGGTTGTAA
- the glpD gene encoding glycerol-3-phosphate dehydrogenase — METKDLIVIGGGINGAGIAADAAGRGLSVLMLEAQDLACATSSASSKLIHGGLRYLEHYEFRLVSEALAEREVLLKMAPHIAFPMRFRLPHRPHLRPAWMIRIGLFMYDHLGKRTSLPGSAGLRFGAESVLKPEIVRGFEYSDCWVDDARLVLANAQMVVRKGGEVLTRTRATSARRENGLWIVEAEDIDTGKTFTWQARGLVNATGPWVKEFFDEGMHLPSPYGIRLIKGSHIVVPRVHTQKQAYILQNEDKRIVFVIPWMDEFSIIGTTDVEYKGDPKAVKIDESEINYLLKVYNAHFKKQLGRDDIVWTYSGVRPLCDDESDSPQAITRDYTLDIHDENGKAPLLSVFGGKLTTYRKLAEHAMEKLSSYYQGIGPAWTKDCVLPGGEIGGDREDYAAKLRRRYPFLTESLARHYSRTYGSNTEWILGEATTIADLGEDFGHEFYEAELKYLVDHEWVRRADDALWRRTKEGMWLNAEQQSRMTQWLAEYVEKHQLSLAS; from the coding sequence ATGGAAACCAAAGATCTGATTGTGATAGGGGGAGGCATCAACGGTGCCGGTATCGCGGCAGATGCCGCTGGACGCGGTTTATCCGTGCTGATGCTGGAAGCGCAAGATCTTGCGTGTGCGACCTCCTCTGCCAGTTCTAAACTCATCCACGGTGGCTTGCGCTACCTGGAACACTACGAATTCCGGCTGGTGAGCGAAGCGCTGGCTGAACGCGAAGTGCTGCTGAAAATGGCACCGCATATCGCTTTCCCGATGCGCTTTCGTCTGCCGCATCGCCCGCACCTGCGTCCGGCATGGATGATTCGCATTGGTCTGTTTATGTACGATCATTTGGGCAAACGCACCAGCCTGCCGGGTTCTGCCGGTTTGCGTTTTGGCGCAGAGTCTGTACTGAAACCGGAAATTGTGCGCGGTTTCGAATATTCCGATTGCTGGGTAGACGATGCGCGTCTGGTACTGGCCAATGCCCAGATGGTGGTGCGTAAAGGGGGGGAAGTGCTAACCCGTACTCGCGCAACCTCTGCGCGTCGCGAAAACGGTCTGTGGATCGTCGAAGCCGAAGATATCGATACCGGTAAGACATTCACCTGGCAGGCGCGTGGGCTGGTCAACGCCACGGGTCCGTGGGTAAAAGAATTTTTCGACGAAGGCATGCATCTGCCTTCGCCATACGGTATTCGCCTGATCAAAGGCAGCCACATCGTGGTGCCGCGCGTCCATACCCAGAAACAGGCTTATATCCTGCAAAACGAAGATAAACGCATTGTGTTTGTTATTCCGTGGATGGATGAATTCTCAATCATCGGCACCACCGACGTCGAATACAAAGGCGACCCAAAAGCGGTAAAAATCGACGAAAGCGAAATCAATTACCTGTTGAAAGTGTACAACGCGCACTTCAAGAAACAGCTTGGTCGCGACGATATCGTCTGGACCTATTCTGGTGTGCGTCCGCTTTGCGACGACGAGTCGGATTCACCGCAGGCCATCACCCGCGATTACACGCTGGATATTCATGATGAAAACGGTAAAGCGCCGCTGCTTTCTGTCTTCGGCGGTAAGTTAACCACCTACCGTAAGCTCGCCGAGCACGCGATGGAGAAACTGTCGTCGTACTATCAGGGCATTGGTCCGGCATGGACCAAAGACTGCGTGCTGCCAGGCGGTGAAATCGGTGGCGATCGCGAAGACTACGCGGCGAAACTGCGCCGTCGCTATCCGTTCCTGACAGAATCGCTGGCGCGCCACTATTCGCGCACCTACGGCAGCAACACGGAGTGGATTCTGGGTGAAGCCACGACGATCGCTGACCTGGGCGAAGACTTCGGCCATGAATTCTACGAAGCAGAGCTGAAATATCTGGTAGATCACGAATGGGTTCGCCGCGCGGACGATGCGCTGTGGCGTCGTACGAAAGAAGGCATGTGGCTCAACGCCGAACAGCAGTCCCGCATGACCCAGTGGCTGGCGGAGTACGTCGAGAAACATCAGCTTTCACTGGCGTCTTAA
- a CDS encoding DeoR/GlpR family transcriptional regulator produces the protein MKQTQRHDAIIELVKKQGYVSTEELVEHFSVSPQTIRRDLNDLADQNMILRHHGGAALPSSSVNTPWHDRKATQTAEKERIARKVATQIPNGSTLFIDIGTTPEAVAHALLSHSNLRIVTNNLNVANTLMVKEDFRIILAGGELRSRDGGIIGEATLDFISQFRLDFGILGISGIDSDGSLLEFDYHEVRTKRAIIENSRHVMLVVDHSKFGRNAMVNMGSISLVDAVYTDVLPPAGVLQVITDNHIQLELC, from the coding sequence ATGAAACAAACACAACGACATGATGCAATCATTGAGCTGGTAAAAAAACAGGGATACGTCAGTACTGAAGAGTTGGTGGAGCATTTCTCCGTCAGCCCACAAACGATTCGCCGGGATCTCAACGACCTGGCCGATCAAAACATGATTCTGCGCCATCACGGCGGGGCGGCGCTGCCGTCCAGTTCGGTCAACACGCCGTGGCACGATCGTAAAGCCACGCAGACGGCGGAAAAAGAGCGCATTGCGCGCAAGGTCGCCACGCAGATCCCCAACGGTTCAACGCTGTTTATTGATATCGGGACCACGCCAGAGGCCGTGGCGCACGCGCTGCTCAGCCACAGCAATTTGCGTATCGTGACCAACAACCTCAACGTGGCGAACACGCTGATGGTAAAAGAAGATTTTCGCATTATTCTTGCGGGCGGCGAACTTCGCAGCCGTGACGGCGGCATCATTGGTGAAGCGACGCTCGACTTTATTTCCCAGTTCCGTCTGGATTTCGGCATTCTGGGGATCAGCGGCATCGACAGCGACGGCTCGCTGCTGGAGTTCGACTATCATGAGGTGCGCACCAAGCGCGCGATTATCGAGAATTCCCGCCACGTTATGTTAGTGGTGGATCATTCGAAGTTTGGCCGTAATGCGATGGTGAATATGGGCAGTATCAGCCTGGTGGATGCGGTATATACCGACGTTCTGCCGCCGGCGGGCGTACTCCAGGTGATTACCGATAACCATATTCAACTGGAACTGTGCTAA
- the ilvD gene encoding dihydroxy-acid dehydratase has product MSQKCQHARDLWSQLDALRLGMNYTKEDVNKLQVLVDDCYGESHPGSFHLNHLGDEAVLGIHESGGRAVRHHVTDICDGWGQGHDGMNYILASREAIANMVEIHASVVPYDAGILISSCDKSIPAHLIAAARLNLPMLHIPGGSMRPAPNMSTSDLGGITAKLKKGEIGIQQVEAMQQCGCPTAGACQFMGTASTMQCMSEALGLALPGSALLPSTLAEIRRIARSAGHQALYLAEKNITTHKILTPAAFENAIKVHAAIGGSTNAMIHLPAIAHELGWELKPELFDQINNEIPYLTNIQPSGQYVTEMMWFAGGVPMVQWYLRDYLDLDVLTVTGRTLGENLEMLHQSGFFTRNHGYLSNYRVSPEEVIRKPENATKKGSIAVLKGNIAPEGAVIKYAACAPDMHHHTGPARVFNSEEDAQQAIIHNHIEPGDVIFIRYEGAKGSGAPEMLMTTDAIVYDKRLDGKVALITDGRFSGATSGPCVGHVSPEAADGGPIALVEDGDLIEMDVKGRKLNIVGIHGEYKTEEEIQHCLERRRTNWTKPDYSNRRGVFKQFTTNATSLMAGAWIK; this is encoded by the coding sequence ATGAGTCAGAAATGCCAACACGCCCGTGACCTGTGGTCACAACTGGACGCCCTGCGTCTGGGGATGAATTACACCAAAGAAGATGTCAATAAACTGCAGGTTCTGGTGGATGATTGCTACGGCGAAAGTCATCCCGGCAGCTTTCATCTTAATCATCTGGGCGATGAAGCCGTCTTAGGCATTCACGAAAGCGGCGGTCGTGCCGTTCGTCACCACGTGACCGATATTTGTGATGGTTGGGGTCAGGGTCATGACGGGATGAACTATATCTTAGCCTCCCGCGAGGCTATCGCGAACATGGTCGAAATTCATGCCTCCGTCGTGCCATACGATGCCGGTATCTTGATCTCCAGTTGTGATAAATCGATCCCGGCGCATCTGATCGCCGCTGCGCGCCTGAATCTACCGATGCTGCATATCCCCGGCGGCTCTATGCGTCCGGCGCCGAATATGAGCACGTCCGATCTCGGTGGCATTACCGCCAAACTCAAGAAAGGCGAGATCGGCATCCAGCAGGTGGAGGCCATGCAGCAGTGCGGTTGTCCGACGGCAGGCGCTTGCCAGTTTATGGGCACCGCCAGCACGATGCAGTGCATGTCTGAAGCGCTGGGCCTTGCCTTACCGGGAAGCGCGTTACTGCCCTCCACACTGGCGGAAATTCGTCGCATCGCGCGGAGCGCCGGTCATCAGGCGCTATATCTGGCAGAGAAAAATATCACGACGCATAAGATTCTCACGCCTGCCGCGTTTGAAAACGCCATTAAGGTCCATGCCGCCATCGGAGGCAGCACCAACGCCATGATCCATCTCCCGGCGATCGCCCATGAGCTGGGTTGGGAACTGAAACCTGAACTGTTTGACCAGATAAACAATGAGATCCCTTACCTCACCAATATTCAACCCAGCGGCCAGTATGTGACAGAAATGATGTGGTTCGCGGGCGGCGTGCCGATGGTGCAATGGTATCTTCGCGACTATCTGGATCTGGATGTCCTGACGGTGACTGGCCGGACGCTGGGTGAAAACCTGGAGATGCTCCATCAGTCCGGTTTCTTTACCCGCAACCACGGTTATCTGAGTAATTATCGGGTCAGCCCGGAAGAGGTGATTCGTAAGCCGGAAAACGCCACCAAGAAAGGGTCGATTGCCGTTCTAAAAGGCAATATCGCACCAGAAGGCGCAGTCATTAAATATGCCGCCTGCGCGCCAGATATGCACCACCATACCGGCCCTGCGCGCGTCTTCAATTCGGAAGAAGATGCCCAGCAAGCCATTATTCATAACCACATCGAACCGGGTGATGTCATTTTTATCCGCTACGAAGGGGCTAAAGGATCGGGAGCACCGGAAATGCTCATGACCACAGACGCGATTGTTTACGACAAACGACTTGATGGCAAAGTCGCCCTGATTACCGATGGTCGTTTCTCCGGCGCGACCAGCGGCCCTTGCGTCGGCCATGTTTCACCGGAAGCCGCTGATGGCGGTCCCATTGCGCTTGTCGAAGACGGCGACCTCATCGAAATGGACGTTAAAGGGCGCAAGCTCAACATTGTTGGCATTCACGGGGAGTACAAAACAGAAGAAGAAATTCAGCACTGTCTTGAACGCCGTCGGACAAACTGGACAAAACCGGATTATTCAAACCGACGCGGCGTCTTTAAGCAATTTACGACCAACGCAACCTCATTAATGGCGGGAGCCTGGATTAAATAA
- a CDS encoding MFS transporter encodes MSIELDKPTTRGRWLHIIPATILVYIVAYMDRTNIAIGIAGGMEEDLGMTASFAGLVAGIFFIGYIFLQIPGGQIAERFSAKKLIAWTIVAWGGFALLTGFVQTPTQLLIIRFILGVAEGAVYPAILALIGHWFPNEERARAIAYFQMNLAVASIITGPLSGWLIETYGWREMFVIEGLLSLGLLFVWLPLVSDHPHQAKWLDPKERAWIEQKLQADRALTIGGEVSSIRNVLRSINLWKLIGIYFFVQVGFYGFALWMPNLIKHLTGSGMTIVGLLTAAPYILCIVGQYYIAKWCDKTMNRRLYTAIPLLGFAACLALSLLLKDNVWLAYGMMVICGFFLQAYAGPFWTLPPLLFAPNVLGGVRGTINALGNIGGFIGPYLVGLLTVTFSQTAGMTVLVAALLIAVALLFSLPSVTARPAGSSNPHHASAPETSLKQEGIAK; translated from the coding sequence ATGAGCATTGAACTCGATAAACCGACTACGCGAGGACGCTGGCTACATATCATTCCAGCCACCATCCTCGTTTATATCGTGGCTTACATGGACAGGACGAACATCGCGATTGGGATTGCGGGAGGGATGGAAGAAGACCTGGGGATGACCGCCTCGTTTGCTGGTCTGGTCGCCGGTATTTTCTTTATTGGTTATATCTTTTTGCAAATCCCCGGAGGTCAAATTGCAGAACGATTCAGCGCCAAGAAATTAATCGCCTGGACCATCGTCGCATGGGGCGGCTTCGCGCTGCTGACCGGTTTTGTCCAGACACCGACCCAGTTGCTGATTATCCGCTTTATCCTTGGCGTCGCGGAGGGTGCAGTCTATCCCGCAATCCTCGCACTGATTGGTCACTGGTTTCCCAATGAAGAACGCGCAAGGGCGATTGCCTATTTCCAGATGAACCTTGCCGTAGCGTCGATCATCACCGGCCCACTTTCCGGTTGGCTGATTGAAACCTATGGCTGGCGAGAAATGTTCGTCATCGAGGGTTTACTCTCACTCGGCCTGCTGTTCGTCTGGTTGCCTTTGGTTTCTGACCATCCTCACCAGGCCAAATGGCTGGATCCTAAAGAGCGCGCCTGGATCGAACAGAAATTGCAGGCCGATCGCGCGCTGACGATCGGGGGTGAGGTAAGCAGCATCCGCAATGTTCTGCGCAGCATTAACTTGTGGAAGCTGATCGGCATCTACTTCTTCGTGCAGGTCGGTTTCTACGGCTTCGCCCTCTGGATGCCAAACCTGATTAAACACCTGACCGGCAGCGGAATGACTATCGTCGGCTTGCTGACGGCGGCACCGTACATTTTGTGCATCGTCGGTCAGTACTACATTGCCAAATGGTGCGACAAAACCATGAATCGCCGCCTCTACACGGCAATTCCGTTGCTGGGCTTTGCCGCCTGTCTCGCACTCTCCCTGCTGTTGAAAGATAACGTCTGGCTGGCGTACGGCATGATGGTCATCTGCGGCTTCTTCCTGCAGGCCTATGCGGGGCCGTTCTGGACATTACCACCATTACTCTTCGCTCCCAACGTGCTGGGCGGCGTACGCGGCACCATCAACGCATTAGGCAACATCGGCGGCTTTATTGGCCCTTATCTGGTGGGCTTGTTAACCGTCACGTTCTCACAAACGGCGGGGATGACGGTGCTGGTGGCCGCACTCCTCATCGCCGTCGCGCTGCTGTTCAGTTTACCTTCGGTGACTGCCCGTCCTGCAGGCAGTAGCAACCCTCATCATGCATCGGCGCCTGAGACGTCGCTCAAACAAGAAGGAATCGCCAAATGA
- the glpE gene encoding thiosulfate sulfurtransferase GlpE, translating to MDQFECINVEEAHQKLHQGAAVLVDIRDPQSFAMGHAPQAFHLTNDTLGSFMRDHDFDTAVIVMCYHGNSSKGAAQYLLQQGYDAVYSVDGGFDAWHRHFPAEVTYGSSL from the coding sequence ATGGATCAGTTTGAATGTATTAATGTTGAAGAAGCGCACCAGAAGCTGCATCAGGGCGCGGCGGTACTGGTGGATATTCGCGATCCACAAAGTTTTGCGATGGGTCATGCTCCCCAGGCATTTCACCTGACGAACGACACGCTGGGCTCGTTTATGCGCGATCATGATTTCGATACGGCGGTTATAGTCATGTGCTACCACGGCAACAGCAGCAAAGGCGCGGCGCAATATTTGCTCCAGCAAGGCTATGACGCGGTCTACAGCGTAGACGGCGGATTTGACGCCTGGCATCGCCATTTCCCTGCAGAAGTGACATACGGTTCGTCTTTGTAG
- a CDS encoding dihydrodipicolinate synthase family protein has protein sequence MMQTEKFNGVFPPVPTIVNAQGKLDKKGMATLLDHLIANEVNGVLLLGSGGEFCHMTKEQRLEAAEFCVQHINHRIPVLLGISSTSTQDVIDYGRHADSLEVDAVLVLNPYYARLTDDYIYHHFKTVAESIKTPVILYNFPALTGQDLSIDLITRLAHDIPNIIGIKDTVDNISHIREIINTVRPVRPDFVIFSGYDEYMMDTLIMGGNGGIPATANFAPQLTCGIYRAWCEKEYETLFRLQRRLSALSTIYSLDTPFFGIIKKAIQLSGIDIPVEVMPPVQPASEAHIASLKKVLQRAGL, from the coding sequence ATTATGCAAACAGAAAAATTCAACGGTGTCTTTCCGCCTGTTCCGACCATTGTTAATGCCCAGGGGAAATTAGATAAGAAAGGGATGGCGACCTTACTTGACCATCTTATTGCGAACGAGGTTAACGGTGTATTATTGCTTGGCAGCGGCGGTGAGTTCTGCCATATGACAAAAGAGCAGCGTCTGGAAGCCGCTGAGTTTTGTGTTCAACATATCAATCATCGAATTCCCGTGCTGTTAGGGATCAGCAGCACCAGCACGCAAGACGTCATTGATTACGGTCGACATGCTGACAGTCTGGAAGTCGATGCCGTCCTGGTTCTCAATCCTTATTATGCACGGCTGACTGATGATTATATTTATCACCATTTCAAAACTGTCGCCGAAAGTATCAAAACACCGGTTATTCTCTATAACTTTCCGGCGCTTACCGGCCAGGATCTCAGCATTGATTTAATTACCCGGCTGGCACATGACATTCCCAATATCATCGGTATAAAAGATACCGTGGATAACATTAGCCATATTCGCGAAATCATCAATACTGTACGACCGGTTCGCCCTGACTTTGTTATTTTCTCGGGTTACGATGAATATATGATGGACACGTTGATCATGGGGGGAAATGGCGGGATCCCTGCGACCGCTAACTTTGCTCCGCAGTTAACCTGTGGAATTTATCGTGCCTGGTGCGAAAAAGAGTATGAGACGCTGTTTCGCCTGCAACGCCGACTGTCTGCGTTATCAACCATTTACAGTCTGGATACGCCTTTCTTCGGGATCATCAAAAAAGCCATCCAACTCAGCGGCATTGATATCCCGGTTGAGGTTATGCCGCCAGTGCAACCGGCAAGCGAGGCGCATATCGCCAGCCTGAAAAAGGTTTTACAGCGCGCCGGGTTGTAA
- a CDS encoding IclR family transcriptional regulator, with amino-acid sequence MKKITTSIPALDKIMRVFAYLMECDGATFTQIHQNSGIAKSSTSSLLTGMVAHGLLRQEKDKYYLGLRLYELGNKAAEQYDIKKIALPVLEEIRNATGLTCHLGVLEGDSPIYLLKLESPQAIVIRSWEGKRLSLHSSGLGKVLIAWLNPEELDELLPPDQVLTRYTETTITDVNILKQELAGIRQRGWGYDNEEDSLGVRCIAVPIFNAEGKVVAALSVSGVAFQIPDDKREALAMQMMDASRRLSSMLR; translated from the coding sequence ATGAAAAAAATCACAACATCGATTCCCGCCCTCGACAAAATTATGCGCGTCTTCGCTTATCTGATGGAATGCGATGGCGCGACGTTCACGCAAATTCATCAAAATTCGGGAATCGCAAAAAGCAGTACCTCCTCTTTACTGACGGGCATGGTTGCGCATGGCTTATTGCGTCAGGAAAAAGACAAATATTATCTGGGGCTACGTCTCTACGAATTAGGGAATAAAGCCGCAGAACAGTACGATATTAAAAAAATAGCGCTGCCCGTCCTGGAAGAAATTCGCAATGCGACGGGTTTAACCTGTCATCTTGGCGTGCTTGAAGGCGACTCTCCTATTTATCTTCTCAAGCTGGAAAGCCCACAGGCAATTGTGATCCGCAGTTGGGAGGGCAAGCGCCTTTCGCTGCATAGTTCGGGTCTGGGGAAAGTGTTGATTGCCTGGCTTAATCCGGAAGAGCTGGATGAGTTGCTGCCGCCCGATCAGGTTCTGACGCGCTATACCGAAACGACAATTACCGATGTGAATATCCTGAAGCAGGAATTGGCCGGGATCCGTCAGCGCGGCTGGGGTTATGATAACGAAGAAGATTCTTTAGGCGTTCGTTGCATCGCTGTGCCCATATTTAATGCCGAAGGGAAGGTAGTGGCGGCCTTGAGCGTGTCGGGCGTCGCGTTCCAGATCCCGGATGATAAACGAGAAGCGCTTGCCATGCAGATGATGGATGCCAGTCGTCGTCTGTCGTCGATGTTGCGCTAG
- the glpG gene encoding rhomboid family intramembrane serine protease GlpG, producing MLMITSFANPRVAQAFVDYMATQGVILTIQQHHQSDVWLADETQAERVHAELARFLENPGDPRYLAASWQSGHTGSGLHYRRFPFIATLRERAGPVTWLIMAACILVFIVMNIVGDQTVMVWLAWPFDPSLQFDVWRYFTHAFMHFSLMHILFNLLWWWYLGGAVEKRLGSGKLIVITVISALLSGYVQHKFSGPWFGGLSGVVYALMGYVWLRGERDPQSGIYLQRGLIIFALIWIVAGWFDLFGMSMANGAHIAGLAVGLAMAFADTINARKRT from the coding sequence ATGTTGATGATTACCTCTTTTGCTAACCCCCGCGTGGCGCAGGCCTTTGTTGATTACATGGCGACGCAGGGCGTTATCCTGACCATTCAACAACATCATCAAAGCGATGTCTGGCTGGCGGATGAAACGCAGGCCGAACGTGTGCATGCGGAGCTGGCGCGTTTTCTGGAGAATCCCGGCGATCCGCGCTATCTCGCGGCCAGCTGGCAGTCCGGTCATACCGGCAGTGGACTTCATTATCGCCGCTTCCCGTTTATTGCCACACTGCGTGAGCGTGCCGGCCCGGTCACCTGGCTGATTATGGCGGCCTGCATTCTGGTGTTTATCGTCATGAATATCGTTGGCGATCAAACCGTGATGGTGTGGCTGGCCTGGCCGTTTGACCCGTCATTACAGTTTGACGTCTGGCGCTACTTCACTCACGCCTTCATGCACTTTTCGCTGATGCATATCCTCTTCAACCTGCTGTGGTGGTGGTATCTTGGCGGTGCGGTTGAAAAACGTTTAGGCAGCGGCAAACTGATTGTGATTACGGTCATCAGCGCCCTGCTGAGCGGATATGTACAGCATAAGTTTAGCGGCCCGTGGTTCGGCGGGCTTTCCGGCGTCGTTTATGCGCTGATGGGCTACGTCTGGCTGCGTGGCGAGCGCGATCCGCAAAGTGGGATCTACCTGCAGCGGGGGTTGATTATTTTCGCGCTGATTTGGATCGTCGCCGGATGGTTTGATTTGTTTGGGATGTCGATGGCCAATGGCGCACATATCGCCGGGCTGGCAGTTGGGTTGGCAATGGCGTTCGCGGATACGATAAATGCGCGAAAACGAACATAG